A section of the Heliangelus exortis chromosome 27, bHelExo1.hap1, whole genome shotgun sequence genome encodes:
- the LOC139787849 gene encoding feather keratin B-4-like, producing the protein MDLQLLQQIPLLACTMSFSSQQLSSRCFAPCEVSCPQPLADSWNQPCVTSCGDSRAVVQPPPVVITFPGPILSTCPQESIVGSSAPLGMGFSQGLQGSLVYGGYLSSSYSSGQPWSKRYGGCGPC; encoded by the exons ATGGATCTGCAGCTGCTACAACAG ATCCCCCTCCTTGCCTGCACAATGTCCTTCTCCAGCCAACAGCTCAGCTCCCGCTGCTTCGCCCCCTGCGAGGTGAGCTGCCCGCAGCCCCTTGCCGACTCCTGGAACCAGCCCTGCGTCACCTCCTGCGGGGACTCCCGTGCCGTGGTCCAGCCACCCCCCGTGGTCATCACCTTCCCGGGCCCCATCCTCAGCACCTGCCCTCAGGAGAGCATCgtgggcagctcagccccactgGGGATGGGCTTCTCCCAAGGCTTGCAGGGCTCCCTTGTCTATGGGGGTTATTTGTCTTCTTCCTACTCCTCCGGGCAGCCCTGGAGCAAGCGCTACGGGGGCTGTGGCCCATGCTAA